A stretch of the Bdellovibrio sp. 22V genome encodes the following:
- a CDS encoding tetratricopeptide repeat protein, with the protein MNGDNVNSTEKNWLVKSSTRILGPFTLSEVTEQLRTKQISIIDEIRQPEGRWSYIRENKLFMEIVRNIREEQDASSEQTMTQSIAQHTVTNITRTDVPAMTDELTPTPVPHHLDITPPPASIKDVTPPIEPVSSRSVAAAPAKSYGATGDSRLQGKIRKKSNVLRWAMIGAAVLVAVGVVLTLSQKDKKKSLGYDELMAQAIRYKSLGLYERSLQTYMRASKLKEPDIESQVQMAPVLISEDRQSLLGRRILERALVQENRSRAEIVDAYLGIAVSYMMDGDLKQAEDTLQKAIGHEPFNISALLNLAIIQQKKGNYAEAMRDFDTIYRKNPQSVLALFGRALSTVENAKTRNDGSDLQGLIRDIKANAQKTGYLRQELMLFLVYAHNLLGDVDGVNQSVVQFLNQIPGQARNYTHPLHVEWRFTQWDYLEKYCAEIYQKQTPNPELKALRAVCFMEVNRDAEAAKLLQEAMAESPKDPYVLATQASYLAKIGRLPEAMTILKMPELQTLSVKNLLMGDICINTQDVGCAQAAYTQAYNQDKKNATALYGLAWVVMHNNDRAGAYEYVRAGLQSEPNFLPLLEMRDQLENE; encoded by the coding sequence ATGAACGGCGATAATGTGAACAGCACGGAAAAGAATTGGCTCGTTAAGTCTTCTACAAGAATCCTTGGCCCTTTTACGTTGTCTGAAGTCACAGAACAGCTGCGCACCAAACAGATTTCAATCATTGATGAAATTCGCCAGCCCGAAGGCCGTTGGAGCTACATCCGTGAAAACAAACTTTTCATGGAAATCGTGCGCAACATTCGCGAAGAGCAAGATGCAAGTTCCGAACAGACCATGACTCAATCCATTGCGCAGCACACGGTGACGAATATCACTCGCACCGATGTTCCTGCAATGACCGACGAGTTGACGCCGACACCGGTTCCGCATCACTTGGATATTACGCCTCCACCAGCGTCGATCAAAGATGTGACGCCGCCGATTGAACCTGTCAGCAGCCGCTCGGTGGCTGCCGCTCCGGCAAAAAGTTATGGAGCTACAGGCGATTCCCGTTTGCAGGGCAAGATTCGCAAGAAGTCGAACGTTCTGCGCTGGGCGATGATTGGCGCCGCTGTTCTTGTCGCGGTCGGCGTGGTTTTGACTTTGTCACAAAAAGATAAAAAGAAAAGCCTGGGTTATGATGAATTGATGGCGCAAGCTATTCGCTATAAGAGCCTCGGACTTTACGAAAGATCATTGCAAACATACATGCGCGCTTCAAAACTTAAAGAGCCCGATATCGAATCGCAAGTGCAGATGGCTCCGGTTCTTATTTCTGAAGATCGCCAAAGTCTTTTAGGCCGCCGTATTTTGGAAAGAGCTTTGGTTCAAGAAAATCGCAGTCGTGCGGAAATCGTCGACGCTTATCTGGGCATTGCTGTTTCTTACATGATGGACGGAGATTTAAAACAGGCCGAAGATACTTTGCAAAAAGCGATCGGGCATGAACCGTTCAATATCTCTGCTTTATTAAACCTCGCGATCATCCAGCAGAAAAAGGGAAATTACGCCGAGGCGATGCGCGACTTCGATACGATTTATCGTAAAAATCCGCAATCGGTCTTAGCTCTTTTTGGCCGTGCTCTTTCCACCGTGGAAAATGCAAAAACCCGCAACGACGGTTCCGACTTGCAAGGGTTGATCCGCGATATTAAAGCGAATGCGCAAAAGACCGGATATCTTCGCCAAGAACTGATGCTTTTCCTTGTCTATGCTCACAATCTTTTGGGCGATGTCGACGGCGTAAATCAGTCGGTGGTGCAATTCCTGAATCAGATCCCGGGACAAGCGCGCAACTACACGCATCCATTGCATGTCGAATGGCGTTTCACACAGTGGGATTACTTGGAAAAATACTGCGCAGAGATCTATCAAAAACAAACGCCGAACCCGGAACTCAAAGCATTGCGCGCTGTCTGCTTTATGGAAGTGAACCGCGATGCCGAAGCGGCAAAACTTCTGCAAGAGGCAATGGCGGAGTCTCCTAAAGATCCTTATGTTCTGGCGACACAAGCAAGTTATTTGGCTAAAATCGGCCGTCTTCCTGAAGCCATGACCATTTTGAAAATGCCAGAGTTACAAACTTTGTCCGTTAAAAATCTTTTGATGGGCGATATTTGTATTAACACACAAGACGTCGGATGCGCGCAAGCAGCCTACACACAAGCTTATAATCAGGATAAAAAGAATGCGACGGCACTCTATGGTTTAGCTTGGGTGGTTATGCATAACAATGACAGAGCAGGCGCTTACGAATATGTCCGTGCGGGTCTTCAATCAGAGCCTAATTTCCTTCCATTGTTAGAGATGCGGGACCAACTGGAGAATGAGTAA
- a CDS encoding HD domain-containing protein, whose protein sequence is MEKQTVQSLKDKDSVDSLFLVKEKHVANGKNGRPFMGLQLGDATGSVDARLWDRVDELAKEFEVGDVLHVKGLVQIFQNRKQLIVHRLERVDSATVNFADFIPSTSRNSEDMFVELVQMVRSIKNDHIRQLVMDTLEDPEIHPLLLRAPAAKSIHHAWLGGLLEHILSICKIMDFMGTHYSFLNRDLLLFGGIFHDIGKVWELSYDNGIAYTDRGRLIGHMQIACELIDKKASRILGFSEELRDICKHIILSHHGKLEYGSPKRPKFLEAMVVAMVDDFDSKVSTLKTIIDNERGSGEKWSRYNELFDRYFLLDDMKEKFEK, encoded by the coding sequence ATGGAAAAACAAACCGTTCAAAGTCTTAAAGACAAAGACAGTGTGGATTCTCTTTTCCTCGTTAAAGAAAAGCACGTTGCCAATGGAAAAAACGGCCGTCCTTTTATGGGTCTGCAGTTGGGGGATGCCACGGGTTCCGTGGATGCTCGCCTGTGGGACCGCGTGGACGAACTGGCGAAAGAATTCGAAGTGGGTGACGTTTTGCACGTCAAGGGCTTGGTGCAGATTTTTCAGAATCGCAAACAGTTGATCGTTCATCGTCTGGAAAGAGTCGACTCTGCAACTGTGAACTTTGCGGATTTTATTCCAAGCACGTCGCGCAATTCTGAAGACATGTTCGTTGAACTTGTACAGATGGTGCGATCGATTAAAAACGATCACATTCGACAATTGGTGATGGATACGTTAGAAGATCCAGAGATTCATCCTTTGTTGTTACGGGCTCCCGCCGCGAAATCAATTCATCACGCGTGGCTTGGCGGACTGCTTGAACATATCTTATCGATTTGCAAGATCATGGATTTCATGGGCACGCACTACAGTTTTTTAAACCGCGATTTGTTGTTGTTCGGCGGAATCTTCCACGACATCGGAAAAGTGTGGGAGCTTTCTTATGATAACGGCATCGCTTACACGGATCGCGGCCGTCTGATCGGTCATATGCAGATCGCCTGTGAGTTGATAGATAAAAAAGCGTCTCGCATTTTAGGATTCAGTGAAGAGCTGAGAGATATTTGCAAACACATCATTCTGAGTCATCACGGCAAATTAGAATATGGATCGCCGAAACGACCTAAGTTCCTTGAGGCCATGGTGGTAGCTATGGTAGATGACTTTGACAGCAAGGTCAGCACGCTCAAAACCATCATCGATAATGAGCGTGGTTCCGGTGAAAAGTGGTCACGCTACAACGAGCTCTTTGACCGTTACTTCCTCCTCGATGACATGAAAGAAAAATTTGAGAAATGA
- the rpsD gene encoding 30S ribosomal protein S4, which produces MNRTGKTPRFKRQRRLLTELPGMGKAGALERRPYPPGQHGLQRRKYSEFALQLEEKQKLRFHYGVREEQFRRMINKAKRSAATNWVESLVNLLEKRLDNVVFRLGFAPSIPAAKQLITHGKVMVNGKKVDIPSQIIRVGEKISLKAAAYDNQVYMQAKQNPRLPLPTFMTKEEVAGKEEGRLTDEPTIEAVPFTFDPGLIIGYYSMRG; this is translated from the coding sequence ATGAACAGAACAGGCAAAACACCTCGCTTTAAAAGACAAAGACGTTTGCTCACGGAACTTCCTGGTATGGGGAAGGCGGGGGCGCTTGAAAGACGTCCTTACCCGCCGGGCCAACACGGTTTGCAAAGACGTAAGTACTCTGAGTTTGCTTTGCAATTGGAAGAAAAACAAAAATTGAGATTTCACTATGGAGTTCGCGAAGAACAATTCCGCCGCATGATTAATAAGGCGAAGCGTTCTGCGGCGACAAACTGGGTGGAGTCTTTGGTAAATCTTCTTGAGAAGCGTTTGGACAATGTTGTTTTCCGTTTGGGATTTGCGCCCAGCATTCCTGCGGCAAAACAATTGATCACGCACGGAAAAGTGATGGTGAATGGTAAGAAGGTCGATATTCCTTCGCAAATCATTCGCGTGGGCGAAAAAATCAGCCTTAAAGCCGCTGCTTATGACAACCAAGTCTATATGCAGGCGAAACAAAACCCTCGTCTTCCCTTGCCGACATTTATGACGAAAGAAGAAGTGGCGGGGAAAGAAGAAGGCCGTTTGACGGATGAGCCGACAATCGAAGCAGTGCCATTCACATTCGATCCGGGCCTGATCATCGGTTACTACTCAATGAGGGGCTAA
- a CDS encoding DUF1501 domain-containing protein has product MCNDSSNNNPFSRRSFLGGALTLGAGTFLFDPFRSLTEGIADGLIMKAYGESGGVNASRNYINIQMPGAPLRYQFDQWLRVSNSDPALAMVAATKKINPMIANSFTIDSQGKVDLAYKTFAFNNVLAPHMFSHHVYNSKGQKRPLTDLLKHMLVVRGFGSGLDGHQFNMLAQQVPIGGVSTISGLVAENTKATFDSVQWPDRGGNGAFVSNQGKAQSKVGGTKPLNTLMEGFGQPSAKGTRNLKTAHAEAMELAQARLKAYSRSENTGAKVVSQNLSNASNMMKKGVGNLDSFWTDAVARYKAAIEASMREINLVGISDKPLTSDESAIWNLGTGDIIKQSKERDVREAIKNVSLQNYAESLAMAEYLIKQGLSNSIDIRADALMNLSILTPGTTAATARNLGLDMHATGGAAAVLFATSYYRGIAAGILELMDQLGPQVWQNTVVQVQGDFGRTARSNGSGSDHGFNQMVTSAYSGAFSNGPVVVGNIKLAGHSAAYDGTQGIAAEIPGYNQKGMPSPTMASATVTTLLGVDHNPYKNTAASLVSLTNGTLKPVVPAKIVA; this is encoded by the coding sequence ATGTGTAACGATTCTTCAAATAACAATCCGTTCTCTCGAAGAAGTTTTCTTGGCGGAGCATTGACTCTGGGGGCAGGAACATTTCTTTTCGATCCATTTCGCTCTTTAACCGAAGGCATCGCTGACGGCTTGATCATGAAAGCTTATGGCGAGTCCGGTGGCGTGAATGCATCCCGCAACTACATCAATATCCAAATGCCGGGCGCTCCCCTTCGATATCAATTCGACCAGTGGTTGCGTGTCAGCAATTCCGATCCTGCGTTGGCAATGGTCGCAGCAACGAAGAAAATCAATCCAATGATTGCGAACTCCTTTACGATTGATTCCCAAGGCAAAGTGGATCTCGCATACAAAACATTCGCTTTTAACAACGTCTTGGCTCCGCACATGTTCAGCCATCACGTTTACAACTCGAAAGGTCAGAAGAGACCTTTGACGGATCTACTCAAACACATGCTCGTCGTGCGCGGCTTCGGCAGCGGCTTGGACGGACATCAATTCAATATGCTTGCGCAACAAGTTCCTATTGGTGGTGTCTCGACAATCTCGGGCTTGGTTGCCGAAAATACAAAAGCGACTTTTGATTCGGTTCAGTGGCCTGACCGTGGCGGTAACGGAGCTTTCGTTTCAAACCAAGGTAAAGCGCAAAGTAAAGTAGGCGGAACAAAACCGTTGAATACTTTGATGGAAGGCTTCGGCCAACCGTCAGCAAAAGGCACACGCAACTTGAAGACTGCTCATGCCGAAGCTATGGAACTTGCACAAGCTCGCTTGAAAGCCTACTCTCGTTCGGAAAACACCGGTGCGAAAGTGGTTTCTCAGAATCTTTCAAATGCTTCTAACATGATGAAAAAAGGCGTTGGCAACCTGGATTCTTTCTGGACCGATGCGGTGGCACGATACAAAGCGGCTATTGAAGCTTCTATGCGTGAAATCAACCTTGTCGGGATCAGCGACAAGCCTTTGACGTCCGATGAAAGCGCGATTTGGAATTTAGGAACCGGCGATATTATCAAACAAAGCAAAGAGCGTGACGTGCGCGAAGCTATTAAAAATGTTTCGTTGCAAAATTACGCTGAAAGCCTGGCGATGGCTGAATACCTCATCAAACAAGGTCTTTCGAACTCCATCGACATTCGTGCTGATGCATTAATGAATCTTTCTATTTTAACTCCGGGCACGACTGCGGCGACGGCTCGCAACCTCGGACTTGATATGCACGCGACTGGCGGGGCTGCGGCAGTCCTTTTTGCGACGTCTTATTATCGCGGTATTGCTGCGGGAATTCTTGAACTGATGGATCAACTCGGTCCCCAAGTTTGGCAAAACACCGTTGTGCAAGTGCAAGGCGACTTCGGTCGTACAGCGCGCTCTAACGGCTCCGGCAGCGACCATGGTTTCAATCAGATGGTTACTTCCGCTTATTCAGGTGCCTTCTCGAACGGTCCTGTGGTTGTTGGCAACATCAAGTTGGCCGGTCACAGCGCGGCTTACGACGGCACACAAGGCATCGCTGCGGAAATCCCTGGTTACAACCAAAAAGGCATGCCGTCACCAACTATGGCGTCTGCGACTGTGACGACTCTTTTAGGTGTCGATCACAATCCGTATAAGAATACGGCGGCGTCTTTGGTGTCTTTGACAAATGGAACTCTTAAACCTGTCGTTCCTGCGAAAATCGTAGCGTAA
- the cysE gene encoding serine O-acetyltransferase, whose protein sequence is MNRFLELLQTYKNYDPAAKSLVEIALLYPGPKALLFHRLAHRLYKDKMYFLARLVAEISRWLTGIEIHPGATVGHRLVIDHGVGVVIGETAVIGDDCIIFHGVTLGGTKFDPVKRHPTVGNKVMIGTGAKVLGPITIGDGATIGANAVVVKDVPAGAVMLGPLAAQR, encoded by the coding sequence ATGAACCGATTCTTAGAGCTTCTTCAAACTTATAAAAACTACGATCCCGCAGCGAAATCTTTGGTGGAGATTGCGCTTCTGTATCCGGGACCGAAAGCTCTTTTATTCCATCGTCTGGCACATCGTCTTTACAAAGATAAGATGTACTTCCTTGCGCGGCTGGTGGCGGAAATCTCTCGCTGGTTGACGGGCATTGAAATTCATCCTGGCGCGACAGTCGGTCATCGTTTAGTGATCGATCACGGTGTCGGCGTTGTGATCGGCGAAACGGCGGTGATCGGTGACGACTGTATCATCTTTCATGGCGTGACTTTGGGGGGAACGAAATTCGATCCCGTCAAACGTCATCCTACGGTGGGTAACAAAGTAATGATCGGAACAGGCGCCAAAGTATTGGGGCCTATCACGATCGGTGACGGCGCCACGATTGGCGCAAATGCCGTCGTCGTTAAAGACGTTCCTGCCGGCGCTGTGATGTTGGGACCTCTCGCCGCGCAACGATGA